The Salvia miltiorrhiza cultivar Shanhuang (shh) chromosome 2, IMPLAD_Smil_shh, whole genome shotgun sequence DNA window aaaaaaaaaatgacagaTTGTTTATGGAAACACGATGATGAGGtgctatgtatatatatagagaccTGATAATCCGAAGAAGAGGGCTACATCTCCATCTCTCCCTATATTGCAGCCTGAATGCAGGGAGAGGATGTGGCGCTTAGGCATTAGATAATGCATGAGACTAAAGAGGCCCTTCTTCATCTCCCCGGCATACTGAGTGCCGAGGATGACCATCTCCTTCCTTGCAAGATTGATGTCTATGCTGGTTGATGAAGTCATGTAATGTGTGTAGCGGTTGCATGGGAACTGCCCCGCGTTGTAGATGGTGAAGTCCGGTGTTCCAAACTTGTCTAACTCTTCGGGACTCGGCCGGATGCACCTGAGTGTTTGATCATCAAACAACAACATTCAAGGTAACAGATTTGTGGATTTGGACAGCATTTTGGAGTTTGTTTGCTCACATGTTGTGCATGAAGAGAGAGTGATACGCCCTTGCAGAAACGATTCGAACTTTGATGCGATTCTTTGGATCCCAATTGAGGAATTGATCGTTCACAAATACCTAAACAAATGTTCAATTTCTTGGTATATTACTTCAACACCATGCATCTATATATATCAACTTATCATGCTATAATTTCAGATTATGAGATAGATCAAACTGCAGTAGTTGCAGTTGGAAAAATACGAAAATAATTGGAAACTAAAGAGGTGGATTTATGAGACAAATTTGATCTTTAGTCTTCAAATATAACATTTTCTTCAAggcattaatttttattcttttagaCACCAAAAAACGAAATCCCCCTTACAATTACGAATCCCGTTCCACCAATCAACCAAAATTCACAATTGATGAGACGATTGTCTGATATATAACAACGTATCGAGAGAATTGAGAGGTGAGAACGAGACTTACCCGTGaacttaatttttaatttacagACTGTAggattataaaatataaatacaaataatatcaTGTGCATCATGCATATATGATTTGGTATTTTTTACATCAAAAATCGTAACCTAACcaaagctaaaacaaaaataatcgaatttatatatatatactactcaTTTTTAACAGGAAGGGCTTgataataaacaaaataaaataaaataaaattccgTTGAAAAATATACCTTTTCCAAAGAGCATAAGTAATCCACAGCTCTTTCTCTATTAACCAAGAAACTGTGCTCATCCATTTCAATATTGGGGGAACCCCtgtaacaattttatttttggcaAAGCTagaaaagatatatatattcgaaattattaataaatgaaatgaaaagaaaactTACTTTCCCCACCAAAGATCTTGAATTGTGGTTTCATCTTTGACAATACGTTTATCCCTTGGTGAACGTCCAGTCTTGGCTCCCGATAGAGTCGCTAACGCTCCACTTGATGTGATGAATGATCCCTTTTCAAACTTGATAGCTTGCTCATATAGTTCTGATACAATTTTTACACTCATGATTGAAACGCCGTCGTTAGCTCAAAACATTAGCATAGGAGTAGAAATTACCAGCAGGGGAGAGATTATATAGGATGTGAGTGAACTTGAGAGCACTGTCGCTAATGTTCAAGGCCGTGGGGACCACGTGGTGGTGGCTCACCGCCGCCCGCGCCTTCGGATCTCCCCTCACCACCTTCGGCCCCGTCTCCCGCGTCAGCGACGCCAACGACGCGCTTTATTTTCATTCAtacaaataaattcaataaaaacaCTAAAATTAAaccataaattaattaatgcgcCTACCTGATGGACTGCAGCTGCTGTTTGTGGCGGTCGCCGTCGGCAAAGGCGGCGGCCTTGGGGGTGGTGGGGAGCGACGTCTTCTTCCATTGAAGGGAGTGCAATTCGTCGACCGTATTGGCCTTCACCGGCGGCGCGCTGTCGTCGTGGCAGATCTCGTCGCTCTTCTTCGGCAAGCTGTTGCCGTTGGTCGCCATTTCTGCTCATTTAAATCATATACGTGTCAATATATGTTGCAGCGTAAATAAttgaagataattaattaattccatGGTTGAAGAAACTAACTGATCGATTTGGAGAGAGGTTTTGAGTTAAAGCATGCAAAATGCATGATTTTAGAGGTATATATAAACTCATATTTATAATATCTTCAAATGAATCAAAAGTTTGTTACCATTCATCGAATTATACTCGTCAACTTTGCAAATGCTGGAGAACAAGTTTCGATGACCGCGTCCAttttatgtaaaaattaaataaaatgaatactAACATTCTATTTACTACCTATATTTGAGGCTTAATTATTTGGTTAGTTATAGAATTGAGATGAGGTCATCTATCTATATATCCTATAATTTAGGGTTCCCGATTGAATCTCacatcaaaattaattaatattttaataagttattataaaataaaacttaatattGGAATCAATACTAGATAAGGATTCAAATTAAATGAATCAATCAACATtagtgatactccctccgtcccatatggGTAGGCTGAGTGTGATTTTCACAaggattaagaaaaatcattggaaatgaaaatatataagtaaatttcctagtatgcccatatttattatttaatgatataTCAAAGTGGGAGTacattaaagaattaaataggaatataatagtaaatgagtaaaaaatattactttttatggaaataaacctatataaatgggacattcaaaaaaggaaaacaagcctatatatatgggacggagggagtatattattaactaatgcgtgCGTGAACAATAAGATACAATTTATTTATCACAAAAACTTGCGTACACTCGGATCGTACCCAACCCGGATCCGACCCAATTGGACTATCCTACtcgaatgtcaagtgttagtgttatttcgatatagtgttagtgtcatctacatgtagtgttagtgttatttcaatatagtgttagtgtcattttcgaaatagtgtcatttgtaaaacaaaatattgttagtgttattttcaaaatagtgtcatttgtaattaaaacaaaatagtgttagtgtcatttcaagaaaaaatgggtCAGAATAGTCCAACTGGATCAAGATCCGGGTCGAATACAACTCTGGGGTATGGTACACCCGGATGTACAGGAGATCACCTCTTTATCTATaagcgattttttttttgaaagaaaaaactACTAATATTTATAAGAGATTTTAAGCTAGAGGTATTGTCATCTTTTTAGGTCTGTCGTGCGTTGTTTTTTAGGGCTTCATCTTTTCTTGGTTCATATATAGAGCATTGAGTGGTTGATTCTAAATTCGTTTATAcatattgttgttttgtttttaacGTTAAGAAGTTGATCACTAGAATACTAATATAAACCACAACTAACGGTTCTATTGTAATAAGGCAATTACTGTATTTGCATGGACTGAATTAGTAAAATACTTCCTCTATCATAACTTTTAGTGAATTGAAAATAACacgtgttttaataaagtgattgtgTATGTTGTAAAtggaataagggtctcaccTTTATGAGtcttaaaattattaaactgaAGTAAGAGTCTCatttacttttactaaaaataaaaatgaatacaaaaatgtggaacgtccaaaaataaaaatatataaatataaaaagttgAGACGCAGAGAGTACAATAAGTAATTTAACACTTATCATCATTCAGACTAAACTTCTCAAGTTGGGAATTTTTGTAATTAGGCAAACAATTATAACTTGCAAAGAAAcagaatcaaatcaaataaccacattagaaagaaagaaaaaatcaaGTGATAAAATATTGTTCAGGGAATGTAATGACTCAACAAAACTAATGCAATTAAcctattaattaagttaatttaaCCACAAGAATAATCATCACATCctctcactacaaaaaaagtttCTACTAGTGACATGAGGTTTGGTAGCTAATATTCGTGTCACAAAAATTAATGGTGTTTGAAAGTGTAACTATTAGTGATTAACTACATTatcaaatgtcactaatttttatgacacataTAATAGCTACCAAACCTCATGTCACTagtggaatttttttttgtagtgtctcccctgaaaagtttatgaaagtAAATTAGTAAGTTATCTATCTTTGTTGGGTCTCAAGAAAACCTACTAACTCCCGAAAGCacaaaaataatttctttctaTAACTCACGTATTTCCGTTGGGACTTAAGGTAAAATTTTATTATGCATTTTTGAATCGACTGAACAATTATCATCGCAGGGTCTTAAACTAAACAACTAGACGCACAAAATATTGATAAAGTATTTCACTAAAAACAAGCATCATCAATCATAAATTATAGaatgaaagaataaataaaaaaaaaatcaattttttatctagaatcagataaaaaaattaattagacaCAAGAACAAAACATAAGTAACTAGAGAAAAcataatagaaataattaaataaataaaatttagagACAAATCCATGATGAATAACTTGAATTCAGAAGCaatcctttcaaaaaaaaaaaatttaagctctaaaaacaaaataacaatgaaaaaaaataatctaaaacTTAGGATATGAGTTGTGTACTCGGATGACGCTCAAAATTGCAGAAAATTGAATGTGGACCTCAAATCAAACCAAAATGGCAAATGGATCTCACCCAAAATTGCATTACAACGACTCACAAATTCATATCAAGATGaacttcaattttcattcaaattattttaccaAATTCGttcttaatatttttaaaaatttcatcaaaatatgaGCAAATATCATTTCACAAGATAAgattattcaaattaaaaaaattatcaaacacGCTATTCCGTACTAAATTGACATCAtaagaatattaaaataaaatactctatATGTCCAATTAAAAGTGGcttgtactccctccatcccataagATAAGATGATAAGAGTGTACATGATTGTtggtgacacgagttttaataaatgttaggtgAGTGTACTATTAGTGGAAGAAGAATCCCACTTTTATTAGTGAGAGAAATGTGCAAAAAAAAGTACACATTTTtatgggacgtcccaaaatagtACAAAGTGCACACTcttatggacggagggagtattacatttTGGACTCTCCCACTATAAATGACTTATTTCCATAAATGACAAAAtttaactaataaaaaaaatataagtccTACCACTTTACACTTATTCCTTATTTTACATGCAATAATATAATCCGTCATTTTTAACAGGACAGATGGAGTATCATAATATTAATATCATCCACATCAATATGATAAGTTAACCAAAATTTGTTAAAGTTGTATTAGGTATaatgtaaaaaaatataaatatgtaattataattttcttccGCTAGATTTGATTGAAATTTGTAGTATACAGtttacaacaacaacaacaaccataataataataataataattaaaatatttaactaaTAAGGTGCAAATAAATAACTCAAACTTCCAAAATCCCAATTGGCCATACGTGATAGCAGTGTCATTCattattttcttgttttgttttttcatgCTATATTCCACATTTGCAGGCACAAGTTGTTGGACCCAATTTTGAATGCTACATCAGCTTTAATTTTCCACCACGTGTCATGGCTCGCTCAAATTCTTATCCTCATCCCAAAAACAAAAAGAAGCAGTCATCTCTCTTCCCCCTCCCTTGATTTCCGTCCGAGAATTGATGCTACCGTCATGGGACAATTTCTAAAAGTCTGCGGCATTTAGATTCACAACTCCCAATTTCTTCTATCCTCCGCCCAAATTCTACCCAACGGCTCCCAGCTAACTATGTCACCGTTAGTTGAAATTCACTATTGagcaaaattttaaattaatgtgcaaaatcaaaatttaatcaaCCTTCAATAATTTACGCACCCTACAATAAATATGAATCTGTGGTGTTTGCAAGTCAAGTGTGGATTTGGTGCAGCCATAGTAAAAAAAGTTGGAAAAATGAGACGCGATGAAATGCTAAACTATAAAGAGACTTTACATGCGGCTTCTCTAAAAGAAGGATGTACAAGGAGACGGGAATGGCTACTTGATCTAAACATCAAGACTCACCACATAAAACATACAAAGTGGTGAAATTAGGAAAAACACAtgaaaaaatgaacaaaaattgGGACACTCCACGGCATCGCCGACAACCTTCGTCAACAAGGGAACAAATTTTCACTTACCACAGCAGGGACCGCCTTCGGTTTTTAACTGCTACGTGGTTTTGTTTTGGATCTTGTGCAGCACGAGCTCGTTTATACATCATCAAGAAACCTCTTGCCAGATTTTAGACTTTTCATTTGCTTGGAGCCAGGCTCAAAAGGAAATCTGTAAATATATGCTCATATTCGGGCATCTTCCCATATCCTGCATTTACAACCTCATTACTGTGTCCTTTACATTTCTCAAAACAAGGGAAACAAAATCTCTTAACAAGGAGCGTTATATATACCTGGAAAATAGTTAATGTCTATCACGTAGTAACGGTCTCGAGTTCCATGCTCACGAATCATATCCAGGTTAAACAACCGGAGACCCTATTTCAGGGGCACAAGAATTAGAACTCAAGTACCAAGCAAGTACAAGGATGAAAAACTAAATTAATTTGCACAACAGactcaagtttttttttttttttttttgagtgaaTAACAGACTCAAGTGTTACGTGGGCAAGAAGACTACCAGCCGATGTCGTAGTTCTTTAGCCAGTCTCTCAAGTAACGGTCTTGGAGGGAGTTCTGCAGAATTAAAGTGGTTTTTAACCCCTTGGTATACATTTTCATAAATTCAGCACAGGAACAAAAACCACCAAATATTCAAAGTTGGAAACAGAAGACAAATGGATTGTTTCACAGATCACTTTATACAACCAAATGGTTAGCTCATGTATAAATTGCAAGTCCACCTACCAGCAACATGAGGATCCAAGTCCGCTTCATCAGCAGATGCAGCAGCACAAGATACTCTAGGGAAACGATAAACACCTGCAGTCGTTTTCAGCTCACGCTTACTGACATCTGGCAACGAGAAACGTCTGAGCACCTTTATTGCCTCCCCAACAATATAAACTTTGAAGAGCACGCCTCCTAAATCACAAGAAGGGAAAATATTCAAAGGCAGTTGACACATTCCTACATGCTAAGCCAAGCCACTGAATAGGTAAGGGAAACCAGATGAACTATGATTTCATACCGTGATTGATAAATTCCTGCAGAACAAGCGGGGGTTCAAGCTTTTGGAGGGACAACTCGTCATATGCCAGAGACAGCTCATGTGACTTTGCAAATAATGGCTTTGCCACTGAAATATGTACAAATTGATTACTACGTTAAACATTTAACATCCAGGTAATAGCTAAACATTTAACATCCAAGTAATAGCCAAAGCACAAATATCTTTCCTAATCACAGCATAGTACATACAAAGAAGTACCAAGTCATATCATACATAACCAGTTCAAATTGACTGTTGATATGTAAGTTGAAATAGTCCAAAAGATACTACTCCAAGAATTAGCTGATTAATAGGAAACTGTAAGCATATCAAGGGGACATACCCAGCGGCAGCCTCAACCCAGCCATGTTCACAGAATCAGGAATAGATGATGAATCTTTCTTGATAACCAACTGTTCGGGTACACCCACTTTTCCTGTAAGACAAAAGAACATGAGAGATCAGTGATTTTTGCAAAAGCAGAACTATTGATCTTGTTTGTGACATCAACAATAATTCTTCAACCAAGGAAAGAACTAGCTTAAAAATGAAAGCAAAGCCTTATGTAAAATTAGCATGCCCATAAAAGATTACCATAGGGGTCTGACAGATTCAGCTCAGCAACAACCTGGAGCATAGACTGACGGCTGTACACATGCTCTATGGCATCAGGAGGATCAAGAACAGTGACGTTGGGATGTGTTATCCGATAATCCTTCAAAAAGAGCAAAATGGAAGAATGATAATTGACCCTCCGAAATTTTGTCTTCAAATCCACAGGTACGTGTCCCTCATGTAAATATACACACCCTCAAGGTATAAAACCACAGCTACTTATCGAAGATTCATACATAAACACAATTCATGCAGTAATTTAGCAGTCCAAAGGTTATTGATATTTTAGTAATAACACACAAACTACcaaactaaaagaaagagaTTATCCTACTGATGTCTTCGGCAATCACATCCTACTGCATGCATGAGAAAAGCATGCAGCAGTCTGGCATCCTTGTAATAAGGAATCCTAAGAGTTCATTACGATCAGCCTCTTTAAGCAATGATGTATTGGATTTCTACTGCCAACCACTTTGAGAAAGGCAAGTCTCCCGCTCCAAAGCCCAAACTACAAAATTAAATGACTATAACCTACTAAGTGAATTCGATTTCAAGTAAACAAATCCACTGCTAAAAAGGATGATATAATATAGCGATCACCCAGCACGTAAATCCATTGCTAAACCAGCTAAAAGCCCATGGAAGGGCAATATCATCACTGTGGGAATCTGGAGGCTAGAACCTCAGTTAGGAACTCATTATTCATGATGTGAGGAAAGAGCATAGTACTCCAGAAAGATGGGGATAAGTGGAGGACTGATGGTTGCCCACCAGTCGCACAAAATACATGTCCATCTATGTCACCATCATGAATAATGAGAGTCCCCAAGTAGCCTGATTGGTCTTTTCTAATGCTAAAACTCTTTTAAGTAATTTCACACATTTTCTTAACATGACTGAGACACTGAATGATAAAACCAACCTCAAGTATGCATTGCCATTCTTTTCCAGATAACTGCATGACAAGAAAAGAAGATCAATGTCTAGATTAACTATCTTTCTTTCCAAggtaatgaataaaaagatatcAATCAAGGGTTGAGAAGGCACACAGAAAACTCACCTTATGTAACACAATGTCAAAGGGACCTTGATCTGAAAGTGGTTTACTAAGGTCAATAGCCACAAATAGAATTCCTTTGTTCCTGCATTTTTTGCAACCAAATTCAATTAGCTAAATAATGGTTTACGTGCTACGATCATTAGATAAAAAACAGAAGCACATGTACATTCCATGAGAGGATTCATTATCATTGAAATCATTGGTAGCCTCtatataaaagcataaaagTGTTAAATTGTAGTTTCCTTATCATCCGATAAGAGGACATGCACTCTACATTGAATCTAAAAATCATCAACTACTTCGGGGTTCAGAAAGGGACAAATTGCTAAATTACTTGCAATTTTCTTATGcaagaaaagaaatgagatagGAGCAAAAGGATACTCATCAATTCGATAGAAAGCTTTGGATCCTAGCATAGACCAAGAGTAGTTTAAATGTCAAGAGGGAATAGATCATGACAGCTGATAATAAAAGCTTAGGTAATCAGATTGTAAATGGAACTCGCCCAACATAATTTAAACATCCACTTATGTTAATAAGCACAAGCGACAGATTAACACATTGTAAGACATAGAGGAGTTGAGAAActgaaaataatcaaagaattAACGTCATAATATCTGTCACTGTAagctaaataaattaattcctATCAAATCAAACGCCCATTCACTTCAAGACAGGGAAATTGGACAACTCATCAACAGAGTACTAGAAAATAGAAGACTATGAAAACTGGTGAAAGTGACAAGGACCATATAATTGCTTCAATAATATCCTAGATGTAAACAACAATTGAACATACACCACAAAAATCTTAATGAAGATTTGACTTCATTCAGAATATCttcaaaaataatactccattaatCCATAACCAGGTTCATTCTACCACAAATTTCACATAATCACAATTTTCCTCCAAAATAGACTCGAGAAGAGGATATACAGTAAAACACATGAGTAGAGTAGCAAACAGAAGCTTATGAATAGAAACAATACAATAAGAGAATCCCATGAGATACAAATTTCTCCATTATAAAGtctaagattaaaaaaataaataataaataattattattattaaaaaaaaaaaaaacaacgaaTCAAATTGATCGCGTTTCCATTCAAAAGAATTCAGAACAAACAGCTTCAGCATTCCGCTAGGCGATAGCTAATGCATCAACGGAAAACAAAAAGGTAAAAACAAAAACCAACaacaaatcaaaattcaagAGTTGATACCAATCAATCTCTAAACAGTAATTACATTTGTTTTATGTACAAACACATCACAAAGAAATATCCTCGTTTCTGGCCAAGAATTCGAACGTtaaaatcacacacacacatatatatatatatatatatcgggaACGCTGAGAAAAACCAAAAATGAATTAATGAGTTACCTAGCTAAGCCTTCAAGCTTGGGCTGCAGAAAGCTCTTAATCTTCTTAGAAGTGAGGGCGTAGCCGACGACCACAACCTTCATCGTCGACGGTGGCGGAGAAAAGCCTCCACCGATCGCAGCCGCCGAATATCTCATCTGCGCCACCATTTTCTCGTCCTCCAGCTCCCTGTCTTTTATCACCTCTTCGTCCTTGTTTTCTTCTTTAAAGTAGGCTATCTCACCACCCATCCTCATCCCCAACACCGATGACCTAAATATAGATATGTACAGGTATATACGTATACTATTCAAACACATACACCGAGATTCAATCCCCTTCTTCCAACAAAGccaataaaaaaattgtttggaTTCGTGAAATTTGCCTCGTTCACGTTGATTTATTTCTTAATGAGGCTGCCGCGGCTTCTCTGGAAATGTAGCAAGTGTCAGATTGTGTGAAGAATGGAAATATGGGGCTGGAATTGGAGGGAGAGAGCGGAGATTTAGGCAATAAacgggtagagagagagagacgcgtAGAGTTGTAGAGCAAAGCGTAGAAGTGTGAAAGGTGAAATGCAACGCGTGGAGCGATGAAGACGAACACCAACTGGGAACTACATATAcatacacatatacatatatataatatgcgAATTAATGTGTCTCTATCTATTTGTATCTATAAACATGTGTACTGATTGTTTGTGCGTGGATAGATAGACCATACGATCTtatatatacagagagagagagacagagggaGACAAGGAGAGGGGTAAACTGTAGAACGCGCTGCCGCTGCTTGACGTGGAAAACACTTGCCTTAATTACGACTAATTTGCATTTTGCATCCATTAATTAACCTCATTTTCCAATTTGAACCTTATACATATATGAAATGTTCATATGTTCAAATAAGTCTAGCTATAGATCATACTCTCTCCATTTCGTTATTGTTTGTCGTCTCAAATCTATTGACACAAAACTTTAAcaaaaagatactccctccgtcccattattaatggcacattttcctttttgggttgtcccgttattgatgacacgtttccttttttgaaaaaaataagggGTGAATTAAGCATTAAAATACTCCCTAATTACCTTAAATAAATCACaactctattctctctctctctcctccccctACCAGTCGCCGCCtgcctcccttctctcttcaaACATCACCGCCCGtcgcctccaccgccaccaccgccctcgcgcccccccaccacccggttctctctctctctttctctctctctcctccccccCTACCAGTCGCCGCCtgcctcccttctctcttcaaACACCACCGTCCGtcgcctccaccgccaccaccgccctcgcgcccccccaccacccggttctctctctctcctccccccCTACCAGTCCtgcctcccttctctcttcaaACACCACCGCCCGtcgcctccaccgccaccaccgccctcgCGCCCCCCCACCACCCGGTCGCGCGCCGTtcatcttctccttcctccAGCGCGCCGTtcatcttctccttcctccCGCGTCGTCCTTCCACGTCGTCCACGTCCGCCGTCCATCTTCTCCTTCCTCCAGCGCGCCGCCCTCCTCTAGGGCTCCGATTTGAGGAGTTGTGGATTCGAGAGGAGGCCGTGGATTTGGGAATATAAGGCTCCGATTTGGGGATTTAATTTCGAAACTTGTTTGGAATTAATTTCGATCTGATTTCTGAAAAATTTGTTTGGTTTCTTCGATTTGGTTTCTGAAATCTTCGATTTGGTTTCTTCGATTTCTTCGATTTGGTTTCtgcaatttcttcaattttgggaagaatttttaatttttgtttggtttctgccatggagagagggagagagggaagggAGAGATAGGACGGGGGGAGGAGCCGACGAGGCGGCgctcgccggcgccggcgccgccgtgtaccggtgaggcagagagagaggcagtgtgtgtgactgtgtgtgtgtttttaattaaaataacactacacatctaattcccttaattctacttttcttaatctccgtgccgaaaagaaacgtgccgttaataacgggacggagggagtataaattaattaaaaatt harbors:
- the LOC131010636 gene encoding inositol-tetrakisphosphate 1-kinase 3-like isoform X1, with the translated sequence MCLNSIRIYLYISIFRSSVLGMRMGGEIAYFKEENKDEEVIKDRELEDEKMVAQMRYSAAAIGGGFSPPPSTMKVVVVGYALTSKKIKSFLQPKLEGLARNKGILFVAIDLSKPLSDQGPFDIVLHKLSGKEWQCILEDYRITHPNVTVLDPPDAIEHVYSRQSMLQVVAELNLSDPYGKVGVPEQLVIKKDSSSIPDSVNMAGLRLPLVAKPLFAKSHELSLAYDELSLQKLEPPLVLQEFINHGGVLFKVYIVGEAIKVLRRFSLPDVSKRELKTTAGVYRFPRVSCAAASADEADLDPHVAELPPRPLLERLAKELRHRLGLRLFNLDMIREHGTRDRYYVIDINYFPGYGKMPEYEHIFTDFLLSLAPSK
- the LOC131010636 gene encoding inositol-tetrakisphosphate 1-kinase 3-like isoform X2; the protein is MLQVVAELNLSDPYGKVGVPEQLVIKKDSSSIPDSVNMAGLRLPLVAKPLFAKSHELSLAYDELSLQKLEPPLVLQEFINHGGVLFKVYIVGEAIKVLRRFSLPDVSKRELKTTAGVYRFPRVSCAAASADEADLDPHVAELPPRPLLERLAKELRHRLGLRLFNLDMIREHGTRDRYYVIDINYFPGYGKMPEYEHIFTDFLLSLAPSK
- the LOC131010634 gene encoding phosphoenolpyruvate carboxykinase (ATP) 1-like, which gives rise to MHFACFNSKPLSKSIKMATNGNSLPKKSDEICHDDSAPPVKANTVDELHSLQWKKTSLPTTPKAAAFADGDRHKQQLQSISASLASLTRETGPKVVRGDPKARAAVSHHHVVPTALNISDSALKFTHILYNLSPAELYEQAIKFEKGSFITSSGALATLSGAKTGRSPRDKRIVKDETTIQDLWWGKGSPNIEMDEHSFLVNRERAVDYLCSLEKVFVNDQFLNWDPKNRIKVRIVSARAYHSLFMHNMCIRPSPEELDKFGTPDFTIYNAGQFPCNRYTHYMTSSTSIDINLARKEMVILGTQYAGEMKKGLFSLMHYLMPKRHILSLHSGCNIGRDGDVALFFGLSGTGKTTLSTDHNRFLIGDDEHCWSEDGVSNIEGGCYAKCIDLSREKEPDIWNAIKFGTVLENVVFEEHTREVDYSDKSVTENTRAAYPIEYIPNAMIPCVGPHPKNVILLACDAFGVLPPVSKLSMSQTMYHFISGYTALVAGTEDGIKEPTATFSACFGAAFIMLHPTKYAAMLAEKMKKHGATGWLVNTGWSGGSYGSGSRIKLAYTRKIIDSIHSGALLKANYTKTDVFGLEIPTRVDGVPSEILDPVNTWSDKKAYKETLLKLGGLFKKNFEGFLNYKIGADNKLTEEILAAGPNF